Proteins from a single region of Thermodesulfobacteriota bacterium:
- a CDS encoding penicillin-binding protein activator yields the protein MKRAAAIALAIFFSSASPSSPSAGGFWTNGPLGGLWPDGAAEELLAGIIEGLERDGATDDGVERLQEFIEDYPRADVTDEALITLGRIYMERREFEEALGRYQRLLEKFPASAFKGEALYGFGYCQYRAGRLREARTALDSAVSYPGASLALRARARILLEMLASPTHLPEEDGSPESKSRDTAIGVLLPLKGNYSKFGEEALKGVLLAANLFGERGEGTGSVEVVLQDTGSESASPNRALGELSANSRVMGVVGPLLSRAAQKVARKAAEDKIPLIVLSQKAGIPGFGDYVFRNSLTPDRQAVAVAAYAIETLEAEKFAILSPRNSYGRELARLFKEEVLRRGGTVVGELSYATGQKDFGREFETLFGIEQKVRMEGRRRVTEYTSTVEVDALYIPDYPETIAQIAPYRAYYNVKDVQLLGSNGWNSRKLIEIAGRHVEGAVFADGFFADSNREGTAKFVKRFTEAYGHKPGILSAQAYDAAMVLISAVSGDTRYRDEVRNALAGTRWPGGATGEMSFDPDGETAKELFILTVRRGSIVELQRP from the coding sequence GTGAAGCGGGCAGCCGCCATAGCGCTGGCGATTTTCTTCTCTTCCGCCTCCCCCTCCTCCCCCTCGGCCGGGGGTTTTTGGACGAACGGCCCGCTCGGGGGCTTATGGCCGGACGGGGCCGCCGAGGAGCTTCTTGCCGGAATAATCGAAGGGCTGGAGCGCGACGGCGCCACGGACGACGGCGTGGAGAGGCTTCAAGAGTTCATCGAGGACTACCCGAGGGCGGACGTGACCGACGAGGCCCTCATAACGCTCGGGCGCATCTACATGGAGAGAAGGGAGTTCGAGGAAGCGCTCGGCCGTTACCAGAGGCTGCTCGAAAAGTTCCCCGCAAGCGCCTTCAAGGGCGAGGCGCTCTACGGCTTCGGATACTGCCAGTACCGGGCCGGGCGGCTGCGCGAGGCCAGGACGGCGCTCGACTCGGCCGTCTCCTACCCCGGAGCCTCCCTGGCGCTCAGGGCCAGGGCCCGGATTCTTTTGGAGATGCTCGCCTCCCCCACCCACCTCCCGGAGGAAGACGGGTCGCCGGAAAGCAAATCGCGAGATACGGCCATAGGGGTGCTGCTCCCGCTGAAGGGGAACTACTCGAAGTTCGGAGAAGAGGCGCTCAAGGGGGTGCTCCTGGCCGCAAACCTCTTCGGAGAGAGGGGAGAAGGGACGGGGTCGGTGGAGGTCGTCCTGCAGGATACGGGCTCGGAGTCCGCCTCCCCCAACAGGGCCCTGGGCGAGCTTTCCGCTAACTCGCGGGTGATGGGTGTCGTGGGACCGCTCCTGAGCAGGGCGGCGCAGAAGGTAGCCCGGAAAGCAGCGGAGGATAAGATCCCCCTCATCGTGCTTTCGCAGAAGGCAGGCATACCCGGGTTCGGCGACTATGTATTCCGGAACTCGCTGACCCCCGACCGCCAGGCCGTGGCCGTGGCGGCCTACGCCATCGAGACCCTGGAGGCCGAAAAATTCGCCATACTGTCGCCCAGAAACAGCTATGGCCGGGAGCTGGCGAGGCTCTTCAAGGAAGAGGTCCTCCGGCGCGGAGGCACGGTGGTGGGAGAGCTCTCTTACGCAACGGGCCAAAAAGACTTCGGCCGTGAATTCGAAACGCTCTTCGGTATAGAACAAAAGGTACGGATGGAGGGACGTAGGAGGGTGACCGAGTATACCTCCACCGTGGAGGTGGACGCCCTCTACATACCGGACTACCCGGAGACCATCGCTCAGATCGCGCCCTACCGCGCCTACTATAACGTAAAGGACGTACAGCTTCTGGGCTCCAACGGCTGGAACTCGCGAAAACTCATAGAGATCGCCGGCAGACACGTAGAGGGCGCGGTCTTCGCCGACGGCTTCTTCGCCGACAGCAACAGGGAAGGGACGGCGAAGTTCGTAAAAAGGTTCACCGAGGCATACGGCCACAAGCCCGGCATCCTGAGCGCCCAGGCATACGACGCCGCTATGGTACTCATATCGGCCGTCTCCGGAGACACCCGCTACCGGGACGAGGTACGGAATGCCCTGGCCGGGACCCGGTGGCCCGGCGGCGCCACCGGGGAGATGTCCTTCGACCCGGACGGGGAAACGGCAAAGGAGCTCTTTATCCTGACCGTCCGCAGGGGCAGCATTGTGGAGTTGCAGCGGCCGTAA
- the dksA gene encoding RNA polymerase-binding protein DksA produces MEQTRLEQFRELLNSRLEELLSDAEKTVSGMNRTDEEHFPDPTDRAAHETDRNFTLRVKDRERKLLAKVKEALGRIEEGTYGICELCGEDISEKRLKARPVTTYCVECKKEEEEQEKQRGRA; encoded by the coding sequence ATGGAACAGACCAGACTGGAACAGTTCAGGGAACTCTTGAACTCCCGCCTCGAAGAGCTCTTAAGCGACGCGGAGAAGACCGTAAGCGGTATGAACAGGACCGACGAGGAGCACTTCCCCGACCCCACGGACAGGGCGGCCCACGAGACCGACAGGAACTTCACCTTACGGGTCAAGGACCGAGAGCGGAAGCTGCTGGCCAAAGTCAAAGAGGCGCTGGGGCGGATAGAGGAAGGGACCTACGGGATCTGCGAGCTCTGCGGCGAGGATATATCCGAGAAGAGGCTCAAGGCGAGGCCCGTTACCACCTATTGCGTGGAGTGCAAGAAGGAGGAAGAGGAGCAGGAAAAGCAACGGGGCCGCGCTTAA